A stretch of Rhizobium sp. TH2 DNA encodes these proteins:
- the sufC gene encoding Fe-S cluster assembly ATPase SufC, producing the protein MLEIKNLHARIAEDGTEIIRGLNLTVNKGEVAAIMGPNGSGKSTLSYILAGRDDYEVTEGDILFNGESILELDPAERASKGLFLAFQYPVEIPGVATMQFLKVAMNEQRKARGEDELTTPDFIRRVKASAAELQIDMDMLKRPLNVGFSGGEKKRAEILQMSLLEPSLCVLDETDSGLDIDALKIVADGVNALRSPDRAIVVITHYQRLLDYIVPDSVHVLYKGQIIKSGPKELAHDLEANGYAEIIGEAA; encoded by the coding sequence ATGCTTGAAATCAAGAACCTCCATGCCCGCATCGCCGAGGACGGCACCGAGATCATTCGTGGGCTGAACCTGACAGTCAACAAGGGCGAGGTTGCGGCCATTATGGGCCCCAATGGCTCGGGCAAGTCGACGCTCTCCTATATCCTGGCCGGCCGTGACGATTACGAGGTCACCGAAGGCGATATCCTGTTCAATGGCGAGAGCATTCTCGAACTCGATCCGGCCGAGCGGGCCTCCAAGGGCCTGTTCCTGGCGTTCCAGTATCCGGTCGAAATCCCCGGCGTTGCCACGATGCAGTTCCTCAAGGTCGCGATGAACGAGCAGCGCAAGGCGCGCGGCGAGGATGAGTTGACGACGCCCGATTTCATCAGGCGCGTGAAGGCCTCGGCCGCCGAATTGCAGATCGACATGGACATGCTGAAGCGCCCGCTCAATGTCGGGTTCTCGGGCGGTGAGAAGAAGCGCGCGGAGATCCTGCAGATGTCGCTGCTCGAGCCCTCGCTCTGCGTGCTCGACGAGACCGATTCCGGCCTCGATATCGATGCGCTGAAGATCGTCGCCGATGGCGTCAACGCACTGCGTTCACCGGATCGCGCCATCGTCGTCATCACCCATTACCAGCGCCTGCTCGATTACATCGTGCCGGACTCGGTGCATGTCCTCTACAAGGGCCAGATCATCAAGTCGGGCCCCAAGGAACTGGCGCACGATCTCGAAGCCAACGGCTATGCTGAGATCATCGGCGAGGCGGCTTAA
- a CDS encoding HEPN domain-containing protein, with amino-acid sequence MTPEELQRLRVKSFLQLAREEFEVALELREAHRRQAAYFLQQSVEKLLRGVLETESVPVGPMHNLRGLADLLPKGHPLNARFVELDELSPAATRYRYPSPRGTVADFDEGRLKVLIPKVQALMKDAAVLMDEFIAGK; translated from the coding sequence ATGACGCCGGAAGAACTGCAAAGACTGCGTGTGAAATCGTTCCTTCAGCTTGCGCGGGAAGAGTTTGAAGTAGCTTTGGAGTTGCGTGAGGCGCATCGGCGTCAGGCGGCCTACTTCTTGCAACAGAGCGTCGAAAAACTGCTGCGCGGCGTGCTTGAAACGGAATCGGTGCCGGTCGGTCCGATGCATAACTTACGAGGCTTGGCGGACTTGCTGCCAAAGGGACATCCGCTCAATGCGCGGTTTGTGGAGCTTGATGAGCTGTCGCCGGCAGCCACACGTTACCGGTATCCGAGCCCAAGGGGCACGGTTGCGGATTTCGACGAAGGGCGGCTGAAAGTACTTATTCCTAAGGTACAAGCATTGATGAAGGATGCGGCGGTGCTGATGGATGAATTCATCGCTGGCAAATGA
- a CDS encoding nucleotidyltransferase domain-containing protein, whose product MERAVRANFGRHCDESEALADIVSRLKEALDPQAIWLFGSRARGAARPDSDFDLLVVAKPDGRFGCDDYEMVAAPLRATGIGADVVPCDQEVFKASLGLNTSFVRQIVDGGKLIYGEMPA is encoded by the coding sequence ATGGAACGAGCGGTCAGAGCTAATTTCGGCCGGCATTGCGACGAGAGCGAGGCTCTCGCCGACATCGTGTCGCGGCTGAAGGAGGCTCTTGATCCGCAGGCGATTTGGTTATTCGGGAGCAGGGCCAGAGGAGCTGCCCGACCGGACAGCGACTTCGACTTGTTAGTGGTGGCGAAGCCGGATGGTCGGTTTGGTTGCGACGACTATGAAATGGTTGCTGCACCGTTACGCGCAACCGGAATTGGTGCCGACGTCGTTCCATGTGATCAGGAAGTCTTCAAGGCCAGTCTCGGCCTGAACACATCCTTTGTCCGCCAAATCGTCGACGGCGGAAAACTGATCTACGGCGAGATGCCAGCATGA
- the sufB gene encoding Fe-S cluster assembly protein SufB produces the protein MAAVQETIDQVRAIDVDQYKYGFESEIESDKIAPGLSEEVIRMISAKKNEPEWMLEWRLQAYQRWLTLEEPEWARVHYPKIDFNSISYYSAPKGTSGPKTLEDVDPELLRTYEKLGIPLREQEILAGVENRRIAVDAVFDSVSVVTTFKAELKKAGVLFMSISEALQEYPDLVRKYIGSVVPITDNFYATLNSAVFTDGSFVFVPKGVRCPMELSTYFRINEKNTGQFERTLIIAEEGAYVSYLEGCTAPQRDENQLHAAVVELVALDDAEIKYSTVQNWYPGDKEGKGGIYNFVTKRGDCRGKNSKISWTQVETGSAITWKYPSCILRGDGSRGEFYSIAVSNGYQQVDSGTKMIHLGKNTSSRIISKGISAGHSNNTYRGQVAVNRRAENARNFTQCDSLLIGDKCGAHTVPYIEAKNSSAQLEHEATTSKISEDHKFYCMQRGIPEEAAVALIVNGFVREVIQELPMEFAVEAQKLINISLEGSVG, from the coding sequence ATGGCTGCGGTACAAGAGACCATAGACCAGGTTCGCGCGATCGACGTGGACCAGTACAAATACGGCTTCGAGAGCGAAATCGAATCCGACAAGATTGCGCCGGGCCTCTCCGAAGAGGTCATCCGGATGATTTCGGCCAAGAAGAACGAGCCGGAATGGATGCTGGAATGGCGCCTGCAGGCCTATCAGCGCTGGCTGACTCTCGAAGAGCCGGAATGGGCGCGCGTCCACTACCCCAAGATCGATTTCAATTCGATCAGCTACTATTCGGCGCCGAAAGGCACCTCCGGACCGAAGACGCTTGAAGATGTCGATCCAGAACTGCTCAGGACCTATGAAAAGCTGGGTATTCCGCTCCGCGAACAGGAAATCCTGGCCGGCGTCGAGAACCGCCGCATCGCGGTCGATGCCGTGTTCGATTCCGTTTCCGTGGTGACGACCTTCAAGGCCGAGCTGAAGAAGGCCGGCGTGCTGTTCATGTCGATCTCCGAGGCGCTGCAGGAATATCCTGATCTCGTGCGCAAATATATCGGCTCGGTCGTGCCGATTACCGACAATTTCTATGCGACGCTCAACAGCGCCGTCTTCACCGATGGTTCCTTCGTCTTCGTGCCGAAGGGCGTGCGTTGCCCGATGGAGCTTTCCACCTATTTCCGCATCAACGAGAAAAATACCGGCCAGTTCGAGCGCACGCTGATCATCGCGGAAGAAGGCGCTTACGTCTCTTATCTCGAAGGCTGCACGGCGCCGCAGCGCGACGAGAACCAGCTGCATGCGGCCGTGGTCGAGCTCGTGGCGCTCGACGATGCCGAGATCAAGTATTCCACCGTCCAGAACTGGTATCCGGGCGACAAGGAAGGCAAGGGCGGCATCTACAATTTCGTCACCAAGCGCGGCGATTGCCGGGGCAAGAATTCCAAGATCTCCTGGACGCAGGTCGAGACCGGCTCGGCGATCACCTGGAAATACCCGTCCTGCATCCTGCGCGGCGATGGCTCGCGCGGCGAGTTCTACTCGATCGCCGTGTCGAACGGCTACCAGCAGGTCGATAGCGGCACCAAGATGATCCATCTCGGCAAGAACACGTCGAGCCGCATCATCTCCAAGGGCATTTCGGCCGGCCATTCGAACAATACCTATCGCGGCCAGGTGGCGGTCAATCGTCGCGCCGAGAACGCCCGCAACTTCACGCAGTGCGACTCGCTCCTGATCGGGGACAAGTGCGGCGCGCATACCGTGCCCTATATCGAGGCAAAGAACAGTTCGGCCCAGCTGGAGCACGAAGCGACGACATCGAAGATTTCCGAGGACCACAAGTTCTACTGCATGCAGCGCGGCATTCCCGAAGAGGCTGCGGTGGCGCTGATCGTCAACGGCTTCGTCCGCGAGGTGATCCAGGAACTGCCGATGGAATTCGCGGTGGAAGCGCAGAAGCTGATTAATATTTCGCTGGAAGGCAGTGTGGGCTAA
- a CDS encoding cysteine desulfurase family protein — MDSTRAYMDWNATAPLLPEARDAFLRVSLMDGNPSSVHREGRAMRTEIEAARRKIASALGAKSTEVVFTSGATEVANLILTPDFRMGRAPLRIGRLYVSAIEHKAVFEGGRFAKADIEIIPVRADGVVDLTALEAMLAGHDASLGLPIVALMLANNETGVIQPVTEAAKLVHAAGGILVVDAVQAFGRIPLDIQALDADFLIVSSHKIGGPKGAGALVSRGEAMMPSALIHGGGQEKGHRSGTENAAAIVGFGTVAETIVAGLAERSAKVRSMRDALEQDMRSIAPELVIHGERSERLPNTSFFSLEGLKSETGQIAFDIEGVALSAGSACTSGKVGESHVLKAMGLDPRMGALRISIGSSTSDRDIERTLAAFGKIAGRLKNARAA, encoded by the coding sequence ATGGACAGCACGCGCGCCTATATGGACTGGAATGCGACCGCTCCGCTTCTCCCCGAAGCGCGCGACGCATTCCTGCGCGTCAGCCTGATGGACGGCAATCCCTCGTCGGTTCATCGCGAGGGTCGTGCCATGCGTACCGAGATCGAAGCCGCGCGCCGCAAGATTGCTTCGGCGCTTGGCGCGAAATCGACTGAGGTCGTTTTTACCTCAGGCGCGACGGAGGTGGCGAACCTCATCCTGACGCCGGATTTCCGGATGGGCCGGGCGCCTTTGAGGATCGGCAGGCTCTATGTTTCGGCTATCGAGCACAAGGCGGTGTTTGAGGGCGGGCGTTTCGCCAAGGCCGATATCGAGATCATTCCGGTTCGTGCCGACGGCGTCGTTGACCTCACCGCGCTCGAAGCGATGCTTGCCGGTCACGATGCTTCTCTTGGGCTGCCAATTGTGGCTCTGATGCTCGCCAATAACGAGACGGGTGTCATTCAGCCAGTCACTGAGGCGGCAAAGCTTGTGCATGCAGCCGGCGGCATCCTGGTGGTCGATGCTGTACAGGCGTTTGGTCGCATCCCCCTTGATATCCAGGCGCTGGATGCCGATTTTCTGATTGTGTCCTCACACAAGATTGGCGGCCCGAAAGGTGCCGGCGCTCTTGTTTCCCGTGGCGAGGCGATGATGCCTTCCGCATTGATCCATGGCGGCGGCCAGGAAAAGGGCCATCGCTCCGGCACTGAAAATGCTGCGGCGATCGTGGGCTTCGGGACAGTGGCGGAAACAATCGTTGCAGGGCTGGCGGAACGATCGGCAAAGGTTCGGTCGATGCGCGATGCGCTGGAGCAGGATATGCGCTCGATTGCGCCGGAACTTGTCATCCACGGCGAGAGGTCGGAGCGTTTGCCGAACACGAGCTTCTTTTCGCTCGAAGGGCTGAAGTCCGAAACCGGCCAGATCGCCTTCGATATCGAAGGTGTCGCGCTGTCCGCGGGCTCGGCTTGCACCTCGGGCAAGGTCGGCGAGAGCCACGTGCTGAAGGCCATGGGGCTCGATCCACGCATGGGCGCCTTGCGAATTTCGATCGGGTCATCGACATCGGATCGGGATATTGAGCGCACACTGGCGGCATTTGGCAAGATCGCGGGGCGCCTGAAGAATGCCCGTGCGGCATAA
- a CDS encoding alpha/beta hydrolase, with amino-acid sequence MPEVIFNGPAGRLEGRYQPSKQKSAPIAIILHPHPQFGGTMNNQIVYQMFYMFQKRGFTTLRFNFRSIGRSQGEFDHGAGELSDAASALDWVQSLHPDSKSCWVAGYSFGSWIGMQLLMRRPEIEGFISVAPQPNTYDFSFLAPCPSSGLIINGDADKVAPEKDVLGLVDKLKQQKGILITHRTIPDANHFFSGNMDTLIEECGDYLDRRMAGELVPEPAAKRIR; translated from the coding sequence ATGCCCGAAGTCATCTTCAACGGTCCTGCCGGCCGGCTGGAAGGCCGCTACCAGCCCTCCAAGCAGAAGAGCGCCCCGATCGCCATCATCCTGCATCCGCATCCTCAGTTCGGCGGCACGATGAACAACCAGATCGTCTACCAGATGTTCTACATGTTCCAGAAGCGCGGTTTCACGACGCTCCGGTTCAATTTCCGTTCGATCGGCCGCAGCCAGGGCGAATTCGATCACGGTGCGGGTGAACTGTCCGACGCGGCCTCGGCACTCGATTGGGTGCAGAGCCTGCATCCCGATTCGAAGAGCTGCTGGGTCGCCGGCTATTCCTTCGGTTCGTGGATCGGCATGCAGCTCCTGATGCGCCGCCCGGAGATCGAAGGCTTCATCTCGGTCGCACCGCAGCCGAACACCTATGACTTCTCATTCCTCGCCCCCTGCCCGTCTTCCGGCCTGATCATCAATGGCGACGCCGACAAGGTAGCGCCCGAAAAGGATGTCCTGGGCTTGGTCGACAAGCTCAAGCAGCAGAAGGGCATCCTGATCACCCACAGGACAATCCCCGATGCCAACCATTTCTTCTCCGGCAACATGGATACGCTGATCGAGGAATGCGGCGACTATCTCGATCGCCGCATGGCGGGCGAACTGGTGCCGGAACCGGCGGCCAAGCGGATCAGGTAA
- a CDS encoding lipocalin-like domain-containing protein gives MQAGDLIGVWMIRSFIMHDVETGEQFEPWGERPGGTLVLSDSGRMFAIITADGREPPSTDAEQAHAYRNMLSYTGPYRIDPPNELVTTVDIAWHAPWIGTEQRRYCEMQGETLVLTSAPLAMPGKDGQARHVLAVVEWTREA, from the coding sequence ATGCAGGCAGGCGATCTGATTGGCGTCTGGATGATCCGGTCCTTCATCATGCACGACGTCGAGACCGGTGAACAGTTCGAGCCCTGGGGCGAGCGCCCCGGCGGCACGCTTGTTTTGAGCGATAGCGGCCGGATGTTTGCGATCATCACCGCGGATGGACGCGAGCCGCCATCGACCGACGCCGAACAGGCGCATGCCTATCGCAACATGCTCTCCTATACCGGGCCATACCGCATCGATCCACCGAACGAACTCGTCACTACCGTGGACATCGCATGGCATGCGCCATGGATCGGCACCGAACAGCGGCGCTATTGCGAGATGCAGGGCGAGACGCTGGTGCTGACCAGCGCACCGCTCGCCATGCCGGGCAAGGATGGCCAGGCACGACATGTCCTCGCGGTGGTTGAATGGACGCGAGAGGCCTGA